The Haloplanus natans DSM 17983 DNA segment ATGGCCAGCAGGGAAGGCGATCGCCCGGGTGACACGCACAGTCTGCTGGCGCTGACTCCGTCTCACCGCCGTCGTCGGTGCCGGCGCCACTATCGACGTGATTGTTGGCCGTCCCGCCATCGGCTGCGACGGCCGCCTCGATCGCCATGTCGAGCACTTTCGATCGGATGGCGAGGCCGACACGGTGTTTGCACGCTCGCGCATACTCCACATCTGCGGGACACGTACAGTTGATCGGGAGCCCATCCGCAATCCCGATACGGTAGCTGTGGTTTTCGGGGTCCGGATAACTGTAATTTCGCACTTCGACGTACGGTGGCCGGATGAAGAAGGCGAGCGCTTCGTACTGTGCGCGTTTCAGGACGCGTGGCGAAACATCTAATCGGTCGAGTGGGTGTTGCTCACTGGCCATTGGAACACGCGGGGCCGGGGGAAGCGCCCCGCGCCCGTCGCGGGGCGCGCACAACCAAACCGGGCCGCGACGACAGCCCCCACACACCGCCTAGCGATCGGTCGTCCCCGTTTCCGGAAGTACTACACCCCGATCGGCACACCGCGCCAAATCGATCGCCAATCGCCCATCTACGCTCGGTTTACCGAGCCGAGTGCGCTCCTTTCCGGAAACGACGCGAGCACGTTTTATGAGCTGACGCGAAAACAGCGAGCTACGAGCAGATGATCCGCGATGCACGTGTCCTTCGGGCTGGCTTCGTTCCGCGGGAAGTCGAGCATCGCGACGCCGAAATCAACCACCTCTCTAGCGTCCTCGAACCGATCACGAATGGCGACCCCGCCGACACCGCCCTCGTCACCGGTCCCAGTGGCGTGGGCAAGACCTGTATCTCGAAATTCGTCACCGAGCGACTCCGTGAGGAGGTCCTCGACATCGAAGCCACCTACGTTAACTGCTGGCGCAACTACACCCGGTTCCGGACGCTCTACCATATTCTCGACGACATCGGGGCGACGATCGACATCCATCGTCAGTCGACGCCACACGACGAACTCATCAATCGACTCCAGCAGTACGATGGCTCCCGAACCGTGGTGATCCTCGACGAGGCCGATCAACTCGAGGATCCGAGCGTCATCTACGACCTCCACAGCCTCCCGCAGTTCGCGATTATTTGCATCGCGAACACGGAAGCGGAGCTATTCAGCCGCGTCGATGACCGGTTGGTAAGTCGGCTCCGCTCCAGCGAGCACGTCCGGATGGACAAGTACCACGGCTGAAGGGACAAGCCGGGATCGGACGTATTCACTCGCCGATACGAGGACATCAACTTGACCCGCGCAAGCACCGCCATCTCTCGCTAGATTGCCCACTCGCGAGCGAAGCACGTCGGAGTCAGCAGCCGCTCTGACCGGTGACTACAGGGCACCGCTGATCGAGCCGCCAGTCGCGACCGTACGGGTGAGCTGACGACCTCGCTCTCACGGTTCACTATCGGAGTCGTCGCGTCGCGAAACGACGATGCCCGCGACGAACGACACCACCCCTAATCCGATGAGACCGATGGTAAGCCCTCTGCCGGATAACAGCAGTCCCGCGCCAACAAGTACCGCAGCAGTTGCGTGGAGTATCGCCGTCGGGTTCATACCGATACGCAGGAACCGACGAATAAAAACGAGTCGGGGATGCTGCGGAACGGACTGATACACGCCCGATCCCGCTGACTCCAGCCTCCGGGGCTGCACTACCATCCGGACTCTGTCCGAACCGGGTGGTTCTTCGGTCTCCTGGGAGCGCTACTCTGATCCCAGTGCGACGCTCGGTGCATGCCGGTCGACGTGCTTCGCGCAGCCTGTTTCAGCTCAATGAGCCGTCTCTGACCGCCCGACGACGGCGTAAAATGGATCACCCACACCGTCGTCGGCGATCCGATCCGTCACGGTCAGGCCACCGGCGCGTAGATACGACGCGACCAACTCCGCTCGCTCGGCCATCGACGCTGTCCGCCACGCTCTGATGGCTTTCGTCGGAAACATCCGGTTCGTGAAGCTCACGACGACCGCCCCGTCACCGTCGAGCACGCGGCCGAATTCCCTGAACACTGCTTCGGGGTACTGCAAGTACTGTACGGAGAGGGCACAACAGACCGCGTCGACGGCGCCATCATCGAGCGGCAGTGACTGCTCCGCGTTGAAATCTTGGACGAACCACTCGTCATAGCGGTCGTTCGCAGCGAGTTCGTCCGCGTTGAGGCCATGACCGACGACGTGACCGAGGTCCGTCTTCGGGAAGTGTGCCACCCAACTGCCCATCGCATCGAAGACGCGATCGCCGGGGTCCAGTATCTCGCCGTACAGCGCCGTCAACCGCTGGCAGAACGCATCGTCAGCATGCGTCACGTACCGAGGCCTGTCGTAGAAGCCGCCGTCGTCGGTGTCGTCTCGCTTCCGACGCCCCGCTGCCGAGAGTACGTCCATCAATTCAGAAGACGGGCTGCATCCACATCAAAACCGTGCGCGTGGGCTGTTGCTTCGACTATGGCGCCACTCACGGCCGAGTCGGCTACAGAGAATGCAGGAGAGAGCCCACGACTTCAGTCGTGGGGGGAAGTCAAGATGGCGCTCACACGACGAGGACGCGATCGGTCAGCCAGCAGCCGTCCAGCGGCCCGCCCGATTGCTTCGAGACACCGAACCGGTAGGTGACCGTCCGGCCGTCGGGTCCGGTGAGCGTTACGTGCTGGTCCGCACGCGACCCCTGCCGTTCGAGTGGCCCGCTGACAGCGTCCTTGTGGTCGATCAGTGGCGCGTATTGGGGACTTTCGACCATCCGGACGAACCGATCAAGTGGCCCTGTCTGCCGGCGATTCGCGGGTGACGCGAAATTGTACGCCGTTTTGATGCCCGCGTTGGGGATCGGATCATCGTTGTGCGCGAGCGCTTCGAGCTGGATGCCCACGACACGCTCGGGACCGTACGACGGGTCCGGCGTCGGGACTCCCTCAATGGGATACGCCGAGTCCTCCATAGCCACGACAGGGACCGGTAGGGCATGCCCTTGTTGCCCGACCGCTGGGCAGCAGCCCGAACGGGGTCCAACCCACAACATCTCACTTCCCGGCACTCCCCTCGGAAGCACCTCTTTCAGGCGTCAAAATCGATGACTGCGTACCGATCGGCCACGCCGCCCACCTATTCCCTGGAATGCAGAAACGACACGCCGTCGCTTATTGGCTTCGGCGACTAGGGCCTCACCGTTCATCCGGGCCAGGACATTCCGTACGTCGTCGTTGACGACGACACAGCCTCGCGAGAGCGCGTCGCCTTGCCCCACGAGGAATCGACACGTACGACGCCTGCCGACTACGAGACGCCGGTGATCTGCGCCGTTGAGAGCAACCTCTCGCCACTTGGTTGGGATCAGGAAGATATCCGGACGACCCTCCCTGCAACGAGTGAGATGAAGCTTGCGGCCTTTGGATTGCCGGTAGAGTGAGTACCGAGGGATCGATCGGTCGAGGGACAGTGTGAGACAGCGCCCACCGTTCCAAGCCGTGCAGCAAGTCACAGATAGTCGACGAGTGTCTCGACGGCCCGGTCAAGCGGTCCGTCACGGATTCGGCACACGTAGTCGGTCATCAACACCGGTTTGAGCGATGCCACGGCGTGCGGAACAATTGCACTCCCTCGCGGTGCCGTCCGATGGCGATAGTCGTCGGTGTCGAGGGGGATCCGCTCGTCGTACCACGTCCGGGTCGTCAATCCCATCACGACGTACTGTTTCTTGTCAAACGGATGTGATTCGGTGTTGATGACGACCCACGGCCGCGTCGCGTCGGCGTCTGATTTGAACGGATCCGGTGCGAGGACGACGTGGCCGCGCTTGAGATCGTCAAATGTCGGCGCTGGATCGCTCACGATTTCGTTTCATCCGCATCCGCATCCGCAGCGGCCCGCAACCACTCCTCCCGACTCTCCGCCCCGAGTGTCTCGTTGAGGAATTCGACGGTGGAACTGAACATCATGGCGTCCTGCACCGCTTCGATGTCACCGATCGCCCAGTAGGGTTCCTTGTGTCGCACGAGTCCCCGCTCCTTGAGCCGATTCAATACTGGATGGATCGAGTTCTCGTTTACCTCGGTCGCGTCAGCGATTTCGACGGCCTTGTAGGCCTTCTCACGATTCTGGGCGAGGAATCGCACGACACGCTCCGCGTTGGTGTTCCGGGCGTCCGCGTCGTGTGATTCGAATTCGTCGATGCTGATCGGCATAGTAGCAATTTTGCTTTATTGACATAAAAATGTATGTCTATATGTGTGTACGCGATGGTCGCACCGGCAACTACCAGCGCCGCTGATAGCTGCGGACGGTGCTCGACTGCAGGACACGTCCGCCGCTGCGTCGAGGAGTGTAAGCAGAAACCCGTTCTCGTCACCACCGTAGCGCCCTCAGAAGTAGTCGGTGCCATCGAGTACGTGGTCGCGGGCTACGTCCTCATCGAGTTCGATGCCGAGACCGGGGTCGTCCGGGACGGTGATAGACCCGTCCTTGATCAGTGGGTCGCCGGTGTGGAGGTCGTCCCACCAGTCAACCTCAAGGGCGTGGTACTCCAGTACGTCGAAGTTCGGGATCACGGCCCCGAGGTGGACGCAGGCCATCGTCCCGATAGGGCTACAGACGTTGTGCGGCGAGACGGGCATGTAGTTTTCCTGTGCGCGATCGGCGATTCGCATCGTCTCGGCGAGCCCGCCCACCGTGGTCGGATCGGGCGTGATGATGTCGACGCCGTGGTTGTAGATGAGTTCGGAGAGTTCGTGGACTCGAAAGCGATTCTCGCCCGTTGCCACGGGAGTCCGCGTGTCTTTCGTTACCTCGATCTGAGCGTCCATGTTCTCCGGCGGGATCAGATCTTCCAGCCACATGAGATCGAAGTCCTCGAGTTCGTGTGCGAGGCGCTTGGCGCTCTCGACCGAGTAATCCCAGTGGCAGTCGAATGCGAGGTCGATCCCGTACCCGATCTCCTCGCGGACGGCGGCGACGATCTCCCGCTTGTTCTGGATCACCTCGTTGGTGAGGCGACCGTTGGTTCGGTCGGGAACGTTGTCTTCCGGCAGGTCGAGATCGAATTTCAGCGCCGAAAAGCCCATATCGACGACATCCGCGGCCGCCGCCGCGTAGGCGGCCGGCGAGTAGGCCGACTCGTCGGCGTACGCGGTTGCGCCGTCCTCGACGTGGTAGGCCTCGCCGGCGTGGGTATCACAGTAGATTCGCACCTCGTCTCTGTACTTCGAGCCGAGGAGTTCGTAGACCGGCAGGCCAAGGATTTTCCCGGCGACGTCCCAGCAGGCGACTTCGATACCCGAGGCGGCCGTGACGACCTTGCCCGTCGTGCCGCCGTGACCCGACATCTCTTGAACGATCTGCTGGACGATCCGTTCGGGATCGAGCGGATTCTCCCCGATGAGGAACCGGTTGGTGTACTCCATGAGTTCCGGCACCCCACCGCCACGGTACGATTCACCGATGCCGGTCACGCCGGCGTCGGTTTCGATTTTGACGAGATTCCACTCGAAGTTCCCCTCAATGACGCAGGGCTTGATGTCGGTGATCGCTACATCGCGATCCGTGGGCCGGGTCGCGTGGTTGCTGTAGTCTCTCATGATCAGTTCTTCTCGTCGTTGTCGTGGGAGCGCCCGCGCTATTACTCCTTCTGACTAACTGACTCCACCGAGAGGGCTAGAGTGGACCGAGACTGCCGAGTCGACAATTCCGTGGGCTACAGGCCTCACAGGAGGGGCACATGGGTCGTCTGCGAGACGGGTTCCGACAGTCCGCAGCGCCAAGTGTCGGACCGGCGAGTTGATCCCGCTGTAGTCTGCCAATTCTCTCTACTGACGGTCGTGGCTGCGCGCGCAGCGACCACAGGGAGCGAGCACGGAGCGGAGGGTGGGGAGGTGGGGTCTGGGTCGGTTCGGCGTCCAATAAAAAAGAGGGGGAGCGTTGACCTACGCGTCCCACCACCGCCCACGATCCGGGAACACCAGCTGGCTCGTCGACGTGAGCGTCACGGACCACCGCCCGCGATACCAGCTCACCTTCGCCGCGCGGAACCGCACCCGTTCAGTACGTCCCTCCGGAAACAATCCGGACGCGAATATTGCCCGCCGCTCTCTGCGAATCAGACGCCGTCGTCGCGGAACCGCCGTACGTCCACGTCGATCCCATTAAAATCGTCGTCCGCGCCACAATACGCGACGGCATCCTTCTCCATCGCCGTTGCAATGGTGAACACGTCACCGAGTGCGATTCGGTGGGCCTGCTTACACGCGGCTGCCCGCTCCCACACGGTCTCGGCGGTGACGACGTCGAACCAATTTCGAATTCGGCTGACGTACTGCCGGGCGGTCTCAGGATCGTCACGGCCACACACGTAGCGAACCTCCGTACACGTGACCGTGTTGATCCACCCCTGGACGTGCCCACGCTCGACAGCGTCGATGACTCCCTCGACGGCGTCGGCGCCGGGCTCGTCCCAGTAATACGCGATGAGGGGTTCGGCGTCGATGGCGATGGCCTCGTCCATCAGTCGCGCTCCAGCCGACGGGCTCGCTCGGCGTCACGCGCACGCTCTTTTTCGAGGATCTTAGTGCCGCTCGCGTCGGTGGCCGCTGCCCCGCGGAACTCCCGCAGCGTCGGTACTGGTTCGACCACGATCTCTCCCGCATCGTTTTCCCTGATCCGGACTTTCCCACCGGGTTCGATACCGTGCTTCTCACGCAGTTCCTTCGGGATGGTCGCCTGCCCCTTGCGACTCAGGGAGACGATCTGTCCCGTTTCGTCGTCGGGATCGTTAGTTGTACTCATATATGTTGTACTATCTCAAGTAGTACGCAAAAACGTGTCGTCGGTCGGCTCGGGGTCCGAATACTGTATCACTAATACCGCCTTACGGCGGGTTTGAGACGCGATTCAACTACTCGATATCGTCGTCTTCGTACGTTGCCCGCCACATCGCGTGGACAGCACGCGTCACAAGTGAGACTTCGGTCATGTTGATACAGCACGGGTTGGCGGCTGCCGTGGCTGTATCGGGTAGGGTGTGGAAGTGGACCTCGACACTCTTGACGACGACTAACGTGCTTCAATCTCGTCGTGGGTTGTCTCCCTACTGCAACGTCGCGGGATAGCATACAGGCTTTCACGTCCCACGGAGTTCCAATCCCGTCGTGGGTTTTTCTTCCTACCGCAACGCTTGAGGCGGGTCGCAGAACGGAGAAAACCCGAAGCGGGATCGTATTTAACCGTCGAAAGCAGTCCAAAAGGTCGTGGCTGCGCGCGCAGCGACCAACGGGAGCGAGCACGGAGCGGTGGGTGGGGTGGTGGGGTCTGGGCCGGTCCGGCGTCGAATAAAAAAGAGTGGGTGCGTCGACCGACTATTCCCACCACCGCCCGCGATCCGGGAACACGATCCGGCTCGTCGACGTGAGGGTCACGGACCACCGCCCGCGATACCAGCTCACCTTCGCCGCGCGGAATCGCACCCGCTCGCCCTCTCGCACCGTGGGGAGTTGGGATTTTTTGAACACGGTGAACTTCGTCCGCGCCGTGTCGTCACCGATCAGTCCGGCCTGTTGCACCGAGCCGTTCGTTTCGAACAACGTCTGCACCTCCCCTTCGATGCTCACTTCGCCCCGATCCACCTCGGGCACCGCCTCGATCGGGATCACCCGCCCCGGCGCCAACTGCTCGGTTTCGGCCACCTGAATGACCGCCTCGAACAGCTCCCGCCCGGCCAGGACGTGTTCGGCCAACTGCCGCCCGATCGTCGCCCGCGACAGCCGCCGACTCGACCCCAGGCGCTCGCACAACCGCTGCGCCTGCTGGTTCACCGCCGCCAACTCGTCCTGGGACAGGAACTCCCGTGCATCGACCAACTGCGTCTGTGCATGCCGCGTCCGGGCCTGTTCGCGCACGACCTGCCGCGTCCGGGCCTCCCGATCCGAGTCCTGCCGATCGTCGATCCGGTGTCGTGTCCGTTCGATCTCCCGCTCGCGCGCCTTCAGCTTCTCCTCGTCCGCGAGCGTCTGCCCGAACAGCCGGTCGTCGACCCACTCGTCGTCCGCGTGGTCGACCTTCGCTTGGGTGTCTTGCTCGACACTTGGCCGGAGCTCCGGGGTGTCGTCCCGCTCCGTGGCCGCCTCGCGCCGCTCGCGTGTTCGTTCGATCTGTTCGTCGACCCAAACCTCTTCAGCGATAGCGTCCTTATCTGACATTGGTCATCCCTGACCACGGCGCTGCACGGCGCCCACCCACCGCGCCCTAACGCGGTGGTTTCTGACGGACCTGCCCGCCAGACATGACTGCGCGCGCCGCTCGCGCCGTAGTGAGCGCCCGTATGGGCGCGAGCGGCGCGCGCCGACGGGCTGGCCGAGCAACCAGCCGCGCGCGCCGACCCGCCCAGAGCGAGCGGCCAGCGGAGTCCCCGTTTCGCCCGCGACGCAACCACGTCCGTCGCGGGGCGAAGCGTCCCGGAAGCCTCCGGAAGTCCGGGACCGAAAGGGGAGACCCGCTGGCGCGAAACCAGACGCGAAGCGACGTGAGAGCGCGAGCCCATTCGGCGAGCGCGTGGGTCGTGAGCACGGCGGGCCGCCCGGTGGCCCGCCGCGCGCAACGGCCCCGAACGAGCGGCGCAGGCCCGGACCGACGCGCGAGCGCATCGAGCGAGCGCGTCGCAGCCCGGAATGGTCGGTCGCGAGCGAAGCGAGGCGCGACGGTAGGAGCGCCTCGATGTGAACGGCGACCGGAGGGAGCCGTGAGCAAGCGGAGGGCCCGCGAACAGCGTGAGCGGGCCGTGTCGGTGAGCTTGCTCACCGACCGGTGGCAGCGGCGCGCGCGGCGTGCCGGGTTGATGCCCGCCTACACAGCCACCGTCGGGTGGGACTGAACGGGGCCGTGCGCTCGCCAGCCGAGACGACGCAAGCACCACCGGCAGGCGGCGCGCAGCGAGTCGCAGGCGGCGAGCGCACGGGGGCGTTCACATCACCGCCAGAACACTGCCACCACGCCACTCACGTATCTTTCGACCACTGCGCCCGGTCGCTCGCGAATGGGCTCTCCCTCCGATCCGGAGGCGTCCCGTTGCCCCCTCGGGAGATGTTGACCGCCCGGAACCCCTCGTTCGTCTCGATGACGTCGAACTCGAGGACCGTCTCCTCCTCGCAGTCCCCGCCTGGAACGTCGCTAACGTGGAAGAAGACGTCCGCGTCGTCAAGAGCCGGCGTCGATATGAAGCCGTACCCGTCGCTATCGTAGTGGACGACGGGGCCACTGGCGCCGCGAACAACGACTGTTCGTCCCGTCTCCGATCCCACACACGTGAACGCGTGGGCACGCAACGCGCTCCGGGAGTCGAACTGGGCACCACAGTCGGGACAGCGATGCGTGGAGGGTGACGGCGTCCCGTTCGGTGGCGCAGTGTTTGGGTCACTGCTGGCTCCCGATCCGAGGTTAGTGCTGGTGTCGCCGTCGGGACAGGCTTCGAGATGCTGCGTCAGCGCGTACTCGGCGATATAGGTCTGCTGACAGTGCGGGCACTCGAATCGCGCGTCACTGGGTCGGGCAGGACAGTCGAGCCAGTGTGATCGCAACGAGTCTTCGCTTTCAAATCCCGTTTCGCAGAACTCGCAGGTAACCGCTGGCTCCGTATCGGTGGCCGCGTCGGCGTCCGTAGTGGCAGTCGCCGTGTGAGCGGTTGTTGTCCCCGACGGCTCGGCTGCCGAGTGCAATTCGGCTGCCGTGATTACCGTGCCAATCTGCTGTTTCCGTGCTGGTGCCAGCTCGTCCCCGATCTCGTGTAACAGCCACTGGAGCGACTTGACGGTTTGCGTGCTGACGGTTGCTGCAGGCGGGTCGTCTGCCGCTGCGACGAGCGCCTGACTGCGCTGGGCCGCCGCTTCGGTTGTTGGACGGAGTTGCCCCGCCAGGATCCCTACGAGTACCAGGCCGTCTGGCACGGTCTCGTCGGGCAGTGTGCCGAGAACGCGTCGAAACAGCGGGCGTGCTCGAAAGGTACACTGTGCGCTGTCGGCGACAACCGTCGACTCTCTAACCCGAAACGACATGCGCTCAGTCGAGAGATAGCTACGCGACCACTAATAGAGGTTCACGTAGTGTGCCCGCCCTGACGACTGATCCGATCGGTGCCGACCGCCCTCATCTTCGGCGTCGCTGGGCGGGGATATCGCGTCCCGACGTGTACGTGGATCGGGAGCCGATTGTCGGCCGCAGCCATGGTGTCAGCGCAGCACGTCGGCTTCCTACTGTGGGGTGGCCGTGTTCGTCTCGATCGACGATCTATTCGCCCCGATTCACTTGTCGCTGCTACTGTGCTGCTCGACTTCCTGCAGGAAACTCACGTCGGTGAGGAGCATCGCTGCCACCTGAATCCGATGGGTGTCTGCCGTGGACAACTCCCCGGTCTCGATGTTGCGAAGGGTACTGAGCGCGCGGTGCACGTGATAGCCGGGCGTGTCGCGTGGGTCCATGTGAAGCGCCTCCGCCCGTCGCAGGCGCGCAAAACCGAGCCAGTCGGGCCGGTCGACCACCCGATGCGGGTGGGACTGAAAGGGGCCGGCGTCTCGGCGAACCCGGACGACGTAAGCACCGCAACGCAGTGAGGAGCGCAGCGAGTCCCGGGAGCCGAGACGCCGGGGGCTTTCGAGGTGCTCCCAGTGTCACCCGCGTCTCCCACCGCTACCCGCCCCGCCCGTCCCAGTCGTTTAATAGCCCCACCGCCTTCCCACGATCGTATGGGCTCGGAGTCGGCCCCTGACGAGCAGGCGGTCCCGCGCCGCGCGGTGCTCCAGGACCGCCTCGGCACCGAGGCCGTCACGTTCGTCGACACACTCGGGGCGGAGATCGCAACCGTCGTCGAGGACGCGCCCGCCCTCACGTTCGACTATGTCGTCGGCGAGGTGTCGGATCACGGCGTCTCGTCGAACGGCCACGTCCACTTCGACCTCACGCACGGGGACGCGACGATCCACTGCGTCTGCTTCGCGTCTCGGCGCTCGACCGTCGACGCCGACCTCGACGATGGCCAGCAGGTCGCCGTCACGGGTGACCTCTCCTACTACGAGGCGAACGGGAGCCTCTCGGTGATCGTCGCCGACGTCGTCACGGTCGGGACGGGGCAGTATCAGCAAACGTACGAGCGAAACCGTGCGATCCTCGCCGCGGATGGCCTCCTCGATCCCGAGACCAAGCGGGCACTCCCCACGTCTCCCGACCGGATCGGCCTCGTGACCAGCGCCGAGAGCGATGCACGGACGGACGCGGTCACCAGCCTCCGCAATCGCCATCGCGGCGTCGACATCGTCGTTCACGACACGCCGGTCCAGGGCGACGACGCCATGGCCGCGCTCATGGGCGCCGTGAGCGAACTGGACGATGCCGCTCGTGTCGACGTGATCGTCGTGACCCGCGGCGGTGGTGCGGATGTCGATCTCCGGGTGTTCAACGAGACGCCGCTGTGTCGGGTCCTCCACAACACGTCGACACCCGTCGTCGTCGCCGTCGGCCACGACGCGGATCGCACCCTCGCTGGTGCGGTGGCCGACGAGCGCGTGATGACGCCGACTGACGTGGGTCGCATCGTTCCCGACGTGACGGCCCTCGCCGAGGAGTGCGAGACGCTTCGACACCGCCTCGACACGGCGTATGCGGGTGTGGTTGAGGACCGCCTCGGGACGCTGGCCGGGCGGCTGGATCGGGCGTATCGCGACCACACTGCGACGCGACTGATGACGCTCCGGACCGACCTCGATCACGCCTACGACACGCGGGTGACCCAGCATCTGACGGCGCTCGACGAACGCCTGGCGA contains these protein-coding regions:
- a CDS encoding SWIM zinc finger family protein gives rise to the protein MASEQHPLDRLDVSPRVLKRAQYEALAFFIRPPYVEVRNYSYPDPENHSYRIGIADGLPINCTCPADVEYARACKHRVGLAIRSKVLDMAIEAAVAADGGTANNHVDSGAGTDDGGETESAPADCACHPGDRLPCWPCVDAGRKSLPVDAGDDEA
- a CDS encoding class I SAM-dependent methyltransferase, translated to MDVLSAAGRRKRDDTDDGGFYDRPRYVTHADDAFCQRLTALYGEILDPGDRVFDAMGSWVAHFPKTDLGHVVGHGLNADELAANDRYDEWFVQDFNAEQSLPLDDGAVDAVCCALSVQYLQYPEAVFREFGRVLDGDGAVVVSFTNRMFPTKAIRAWRTASMAERAELVASYLRAGGLTVTDRIADDGVGDPFYAVVGRSETAH
- a CDS encoding DUF4864 domain-containing protein is translated as MEDSAYPIEGVPTPDPSYGPERVVGIQLEALAHNDDPIPNAGIKTAYNFASPANRRQTGPLDRFVRMVESPQYAPLIDHKDAVSGPLERQGSRADQHVTLTGPDGRTVTYRFGVSKQSGGPLDGCWLTDRVLVV
- a CDS encoding mandelate racemase/muconate lactonizing enzyme family protein, with translation MRDYSNHATRPTDRDVAITDIKPCVIEGNFEWNLVKIETDAGVTGIGESYRGGGVPELMEYTNRFLIGENPLDPERIVQQIVQEMSGHGGTTGKVVTAASGIEVACWDVAGKILGLPVYELLGSKYRDEVRIYCDTHAGEAYHVEDGATAYADESAYSPAAYAAAAADVVDMGFSALKFDLDLPEDNVPDRTNGRLTNEVIQNKREIVAAVREEIGYGIDLAFDCHWDYSVESAKRLAHELEDFDLMWLEDLIPPENMDAQIEVTKDTRTPVATGENRFRVHELSELIYNHGVDIITPDPTTVGGLAETMRIADRAQENYMPVSPHNVCSPIGTMACVHLGAVIPNFDVLEYHALEVDWWDDLHTGDPLIKDGSITVPDDPGLGIELDEDVARDHVLDGTDYF
- a CDS encoding PIN domain-containing protein; this encodes MDEAIAIDAEPLIAYYWDEPGADAVEGVIDAVERGHVQGWINTVTCTEVRYVCGRDDPETARQYVSRIRNWFDVVTAETVWERAAACKQAHRIALGDVFTIATAMEKDAVAYCGADDDFNGIDVDVRRFRDDGV
- a CDS encoding AbrB/MazE/SpoVT family DNA-binding domain-containing protein, with protein sequence MSTTNDPDDETGQIVSLSRKGQATIPKELREKHGIEPGGKVRIRENDAGEIVVEPVPTLREFRGAAATDASGTKILEKERARDAERARRLERD
- a CDS encoding cold-shock protein, translated to MPDGLVLVGILAGQLRPTTEAAAQRSQALVAAADDPPAATVSTQTVKSLQWLLHEIGDELAPARKQQIGTVITAAELHSAAEPSGTTTAHTATATTDADAATDTEPAVTCEFCETGFESEDSLRSHWLDCPARPSDARFECPHCQQTYIAEYALTQHLEACPDGDTSTNLGSGASSDPNTAPPNGTPSPSTHRCPDCGAQFDSRSALRAHAFTCVGSETGRTVVVRGASGPVVHYDSDGYGFISTPALDDADVFFHVSDVPGGDCEEETVLEFDVIETNEGFRAVNISRGGNGTPPDRRESPFASDRAQWSKDT
- the xseA gene encoding exodeoxyribonuclease VII large subunit, producing MGSESAPDEQAVPRRAVLQDRLGTEAVTFVDTLGAEIATVVEDAPALTFDYVVGEVSDHGVSSNGHVHFDLTHGDATIHCVCFASRRSTVDADLDDGQQVAVTGDLSYYEANGSLSVIVADVVTVGTGQYQQTYERNRAILAADGLLDPETKRALPTSPDRIGLVTSAESDARTDAVTSLRNRHRGVDIVVHDTPVQGDDAMAALMGAVSELDDAARVDVIVVTRGGGADVDLRVFNETPLCRVLHNTSTPVVVAVGHDADRTLAGAVADERVMTPTDVGRIVPDVTALAEECETLRHRLDTAYAGVVEDRLGTLAGRLDRAYRDHTATRLMTLRTDLDHAYDTRVTQHLTALDERLATAWTGFERQRAHRQQTDRYRRQRRRLVAALVVLGLVVVILALVLILS